One genomic region from Apium graveolens cultivar Ventura unplaced genomic scaffold, ASM990537v1 ctg2654, whole genome shotgun sequence encodes:
- the LOC141700652 gene encoding uncharacterized protein LOC141700652 — translation MMMMMTLTQNPLDHRFLELCCCSVATGLAIASSFSRATTTRCPKHIEYSPSKFNSCCIRNHPLKIRPLRLQAHQVNRGGTISQLSKTSSLEICAAAFNSACFKTETKPLMSRQQQTAPTIRSPFGGTSKSPVLDDGGGIGGGGEGGWKFEFYRGGDGQGPGGGGGDWSGEFYFILFILFLVLLRDRKKEKRMQEEEEEDRRM, via the exons atgatgatgatgatgacatTGACCCAAAATCCCCTTGACCATAGATTCTTGGAGTTGTGTTGCTGCTCTGTTGCTACCGGTTTAGCCATAG CGAGCAGTTTCTCGAGAGCCACGACCACGAGGTGTCCCAAACATATTGAATACAGCCCATCAAAGTTCAATTCATGTTGTATTAGAAATCATCCGTTAAAGATAAGACCGCTCCGCCTCCAGGCTCATCAGGTTAATAGAGGAGGAACCATCTCACAACTAAGCAAAACAAGTTCTTTAGAAATATGTGCTGCTGCTTTC aattcagcATGTTTTAAAACGGAGACTAAACCTCTCATGAGTCGTCAGCAACAGACAGCCCCCACGATTCGTTCTCCATTCGGAG GGACTTCAAAGTCTCCGGTACTTGATGATGGGGGAGGTATTGGAGGAGGTGGCGAAGGAGGCTGGAAATTTGAGTTCTATCGCGGGGGCGATGGGCAGGGTCCTGGGGGCGGGGGAGGTGATTGGTCAGGTGAATTCTACTTTATATTGTTCATACTGTTTCTAGTTTTATTAAGGGATAGGAAAAAAGAGAAGAGGATGCAGGAGGAGGAAGAGGAGGACAGGAGAATGTAG
- the LOC141700647 gene encoding uncharacterized protein LOC141700647, which translates to MMMSLTDVPMASPVDHRYLELCCCFGATTLAIASTVGRQPNHYGPAKINTCHFRNHSVKFRPLRIQFLQFDRRRAFSHSSRTSSASAICAAALSSTCVATQTKPLTRRQQSATISLNPLKGKSKSPSLDDGGSGLPPSGGGGGGGGGGGGGWSGGFFFFMFLLFLGLLRNKEKGDDYEN; encoded by the exons ATGATGATGTCATTGACTGATGTTCCCATGGCTAGTCCTGTTGATCACAGATATTTGGAGTTGTGTTGCTGCTTTGGGGCTACCACTTTAGCCATAG CAAGCACAGTAGGGAGACAACCCAATCATTATGGTCCGGCGAAGATCAATACGTGCCACTTTAGAAATCATTCTGTGAAGTTCAGACCCCTTCGCATCCAGTTTCTACAATTTGATAGAAGAAGAGCCTTCTCACATTCTAGCAGAACAAGTTCTGCTTCTGCAATATGTGCTGCTGCTTTG AGTTCAACATGTGTTGCAACGCAGACCAAGCCTCTTACTCGTAGGCAACAGTCAGCCACCATTAGTCTTAATCCACTCAAAG GGAAGTCGAAGTCTCCATCACTTGATGATGGGGGGTCAGGGCTTCCTCCTAGTGGTGGTGGTGGCGGAGGTGGAGGAGGCGGGGGAGGTGGTTGGTCAGGAGGATTCTTCTTTTTTATGTTCCTTCTGTTTCTAGGTTTACTGAGGAATAAAGAAAAAGGAGATGATTATGAAAATTGA